The Miscanthus floridulus cultivar M001 chromosome 7, ASM1932011v1, whole genome shotgun sequence genome includes a region encoding these proteins:
- the LOC136463170 gene encoding heavy metal-associated isoprenylated plant protein 33-like: MSKEDVLKVQTLMLRVNIHCDGCEKKVKKTLHKIDGVYQSSIDAEQGKVTVSGLLDPDTIIRKLNKAGKPAQLWGSKPGVPQNAHHGGGGGGKGQPKDAGGKGHSKDAGGGKGHSKDAGGGKAQKGGAGGGGHKGAGGGGGGGGGGGGKDPKMVMPQPTPQQLQQLQQQLQMKGLKLPPHLLGGNMPAFPAAAPLKDPKSVKFALPEDNFDDDGSEFDDEFDDDAFDDEDDYDDDAFDDDVYDDPKMMMKPMAVPPAAAGGGDKKGGGGKKGGGGGGNEIPVHIKGNNHGGGQPHNGKGGAPGGGSHLGQGKKAAVGVGGPMGGMLPQQGMMRPNMLPQQGMMRPNMLGGAGAGFPGTAQMGGGGPMGMPMGHPHMGGIMQQGGGGVPGRGFYQGSGNGSGGGGMHSGAEMLQAAAAAGNPMAQQQYMALMQQQQQQQQMMLQHGNGGAGYPAAMGYGYGRPPMHYPMGYPMPPHSHADNYNIFSDENPNSCSLM; the protein is encoded by the exons ATGAGCAAGGAGGATGTCCTCAAGGTGCAG ACTCTGATGCTGAGAGTCAACATACACTGTGATGGGTGCGAGAAGAAGGTCAAGAAGACCCTCCACAAGATTGACG GTGTCTACCAGAGCAGCATCGACGCGGAACAGGGGAAGGTGACGGTGTCCGGCTTGCTGGATCCGGACACCATCATCAGGAAGCTCAACAAGGCCGGCAAGCCGGCGCAGCTGTGGGGCTCCAAGCCCGGCGTGCCTCAGAACGCCCaccatggtggcggcggcgggggcaagGGCCAGCCCAAGGACGCCGGTGGCAAGGGCCATTCCAAGGAcgccggcggcggcaagggccaCTCCAAGGATGCCGGCGGCGGCAAGGCCCAGAAGGGCGGTGCGGGTGGTGGCGGTCACAAGGGTGCTggcggcggaggtggtggtggtggtggtggcgggggcaaGGATCCCAAGATGGTGATGCCGCAGCCGACGCCGCAGCAGctccagcagctgcagcagcagctgcagATGAAGGGGCTGAAGCTTCCGCCGCACCTCTTGGGCGGCAATATGCCGGCGTTCCCCGCGGCGGCGCCGTTGAAGGACCCCAAGTCCGTCAAGTTCGCCCTCCCCGAGGACAACTTCGACGACGACGGCAGCGAGTTCGACGATGAGTTCGACGACGACGCCTTCGATGACGAGgacgactacgacgacgacgcctTCGACGACGATGTCTACGACGACcccaagatgatgatgaagcccATGGCTGTGCCGCCTGCGGCGGCCGGCGGGGGCGACAAGAAGGGCGGGGGTGGCAAGAAGGGTGGTGGAGGAGGCGGGAACGAGATCCCGGTGCATATCAAGGGAAACAACCACGGCGGTGGGCAGCCGCACAATGGCAAGGGAGGCGCCCCGGGCGGCGGGAGCCACCTGGGCCAGGGGAAGAAGGCCGCCGTCGGTGTCGGTGGCCCGATGGGCGGCATGCTGCCTCAGCAGGGCATGATGAGGCCTAACATGCTGCCTCAGCAGGGCATGATGAGGCCTAACATGCTGGGTGGTGCCGGTGCCGGCTTCCCCGGCACCGCCCAGATGGGCGGCGGAGGACCTATGGGCATGCCGATGGGCCACCCGCACATGGGTGGTATCATGcagcagggcggcggcggcgtgcctgGCCGGGGGTTCTACCAGGGAAGTGGCAacggcagcggtggcggcggcatgcATTCTGGGGCGGAGATGCTTCAGGCCGCCGCAGCAGCCGGGAACCCCATGGCGCAGCAGCAGTACATGGCCCtgatgcagcagcagcaacagcagcagcagatgaTGCTGCAGCACGGGAACGGCGGAGCAGGATACCCGGCGGCGATGGGCTATGGCTACGGCCGGCCACCGATGCATTACCCAATGGGGTACCCAATGCCCCCGCACTCGCATGCCGACAATTACAACATCTTCAGCGACGAGAACCCCAACAGCTGCTCACTGATGTGA